CGGCCGGCCCGAGATCCTGGTCGCCGACGAGCCCACCGGCAACGTCGACCCCGACATGGCCGAACGGCTGCTGCATCTGTTCGATTCGCTCAACAAGCTCGGCACCACGGTGGTGGTCGCGACGCACGACTTCCACCTGCTCAACCGCATTCCGCACGCGCAGATGATGCGGCTCGACCACGGGCGGCTGCTCGACCCCACGGGATCGCTGCGTCATCCGCCGCACCGGCCCGAATCATGAGCCGCCGCGCGACGGACCGGCGCGTGCTCGACGAGGTCGGGGGCTTGCGCGCGATGGCGTGGGTGATGGCGATCATGCTGTTCCTGACGATGCTCGCGGCTGCGCTCGGGCTCGGCACCGCAAGCGCCGCGCGGGTGCTCGATCGCCAGCTCGTCGGACGGCTGACCGTGCAGATCGTCGAGGGCGATCCGGTGCGCCGCGATGCGGTCGCGCAGCGCGTGCTGGCCGCAGTGCGCCGCCTGCCGCAGGTCGCGCGCGCGACGCCGGTCGACCGCGCCGAGCTGACGCGATTGCTGCGTCCGTGGCTCGGCAGCGACGGCGCCGATCCGCAGCTGCCAGTGCCGGCGATGATCGACATCGACCTCGCCGGCGGCGATGCGGCCGACGCGCGGATCGCGGCGACGGTGCATGCGATCAGCCGCTCCGCGCGCGTCGACCGGCACGAAAGCTGGATGTCCCCGGTCAGCGGCTTCATGACGTCGCTGACGTGGCTGGCGCTCGCGCTGGTGCTGCTGATGGGTGGCGCGACCGCGGCGGTGGTGATGCTCGCTGCGCGTGCGGGACTCGAGGCGCATCGCCCGACGATCGAGGTGATGCACATGCTGGGGTCGACCGACCTGCAGGTCGCGCGGCTGTTCCAGCGCCGGATCGCGCTCGACGCCGGGTTCGGCGGGATCGTCGGCGGGATTGCCGCGCTGGGCGTGATCGGGATCGTCGGTGCGCGGCTCAGCCTGCTCGGCTCCGAACTGCTCAGCGGCGCGATGCTGTCGGTGGCGGACTGGCTGCTGCTGGTCTGTCTGCCGATCGGCTTCGTGCTGCTCGCCACGCTGTCGGCGCGCGTGACGATCGTCCGCGCTCTCAGGCGTACGCTGTGATCGTCCGGCTGTTCGGGCTCGTCGCGCTCGCCTGGGCGCTCGGCTTCGCGGCGTTCATGCTGCTGCTTCCGATGCCGCTGGAGGGAACGACGACCGATGCGATCGTGGTGCCGACCGGGGCCGCAGGGCGGATCGACCGCGGGCTCGACCTGTTGCGGCGGCACCAGGCGCGGCGGATGCTCGTCACCGGCGTTGCGCCGGGGGTGCGGCCGATCGACCTCGCGCGCGAATATCGCACACCCGCCGCGCTGTTCGCCTGCTGCATCGATCTCGGCGCCGACGCGGTCGACACGCGCTCCAATGCCGAGGAGACCGCGGCCTGGGTCCGTGTGCATAAATATCGCTCGGTGCGCCTCGTCACCTCGGACTGGCACGTGCCGCGCGCGAAGATGGAACTCGACGCCGCGCTCGACCATCACGTCACCGTGCTGGGCGACGGCGTGCCCGGCACCCCGCGGCTCGGGATGCTGGTCAACGAATATAACAAGCTGATCCTGCGTCGGATCGCGCTCTGGATCGGAATGGGTACATGATCGCCTGGGTTCGCACGATCGTCTTCATGATCGTGTTCTACAGCATCTCGCTGCCGATCGTCGCCAGCGTGCCGATCTCGGCGCTGTTCGGCGACAAGGCCGTGATCGCACATGCGACGGTGTGGACCCGGTTCCACCGCTGGGCGACGCGCGTCATCCTCGGCATCAAGATCCGGATCGAGGGCACGCGCCCGACCGAACCGGCGTTCTACGCGTGCAAGCACCAGGCGATGTTCGAGACGCTCGAACTGCAGGCGTTGCTCGACGGCCCGGCGATGGTGCTTAAGCGCGAACTCGCCGACATCCCGCTCTGGGGCTGGGCGGCGCGGCGCTACGGCGCGATCGTGGTCGACCGCGACGCCTCGGCGGGCGCGATGCGCGGCATGATGCGCGAAGCGACCGCCGCGAAGGCCACGGGTCGCTCGATCCTGATCTTTCCCGAAGGCACGCGGGTGTCGCCGGGCGAACACCCGCCGCTGAAACCCGGGTTCGCGGGGCTCTATCGCACGCTGAAGATGCCCACGGTGCCGATCGCGTGCGACAGCGGCGTGGTCTGGCCGAAAAAGGGCCCCAAGGGGCCAGGCGTCGTCACCTTCCGCTTCGGCGACGTGATCCCCCCAGGCCTGCCGCGCGAAGACGCCGAGGCGCGGGTACACGCGGCAATGAACGCGCTGGAAGCCTGACGGTGCTCCTGCCCTCGCAGGAAAACCGCTACTCGTGCGTCCGTCCGAAATCGGGGGCGTCGTCGTCCTGGCCCTGTTCGACGATCGAGCGGCGCACCGCGCGGGTGCGCGTGAACAGGTCGAACAACGCGTCGCCGTCACCCCAGCGGATCGCGCGCTGCAGGTGGCTCAGATCCTCCGAGAAGCGCTGGAGCATCTCCAGCACCGCCTCGCGGTTGGTCAGGAACACGTCGCGCCACATCGTCGGGTCCGACGCCGCGATCCGCGTGAAATCGCGGAATCCGCCTGCCGAATATTTGATCACCTCGGACTGCGTCACTTCCTCGAGGTCGCTCGCGGTGCCGACGATCGTATAGGCGATCAGATGGGGCAGATGGCTGGTGACCGCGAGCACGCGGTCGTGATGCTCGGGCGCCATCGTCTCGACCTCGGCGCCGAGCCGTCGCCAGAACTCGGACACGCGCTCGACCGCGGCGGCGTCGGCCCCCTCGGGCGGGGTGACGATGCACCAGCGATGCTTGAACAGGGTGGCGAAGCCCGCTTCCGGGCCGCTGCGCTCGGTGCCGGCGACCGGGTGCGCGGGGATGACCGTGGCGCCCGGCAACGCGGCGGACAGCGCGCGCGCGACCTCGGCCTTGCAGCTGCCGACGTCGCTGACGATCGCGTCGGCGGGCAGGTCGGCGGCGAACTCCGCCGCGACCGCGCCCATCGCGCCGACGGGGACGCACAGGATGACGAGGTCGGCATCGATCACCGCCGCGCCGGCGCTGTCCGCGACGTCGTGGCAGATCTGCAGGCGATCCGCGGTCTCGCGCACGCCCGCGTCCGCGTCGTAGCCCGTCACCCGGACGGTCGGCATCGCCTGCATCACCGCGCGCGCCACTGACGAGCCGATCAGCCCGAGACCGACGATCGTGACGCGCGCGAACGGCAGCATCAGCGGTCGGTCAGCGCGCGCAGTGCCGCGATCACGCCGCGCGTCTCGTCCTCGGTACCGATCGTGATGCGCAGCGCGTTCGGCAGGCCCTGGCCGGGCAGCCAGCGGACGAGGTACCCCGCCTCCATCAGTCCGTGATAGGCGGCGTCGGCGCTGAGCGATCCCTCGAACAGCACGAGCACGAAGTTCGCCTTGGACGGCACCGGGCGCAGGCCGGCATTGCCCATCGCGTCGATCTGCTCGACGAACCAGCCGCGCCATGTGTCGTTGTGCGCGCGCGTCGCGTCGACGAACGCGGTGTCGCCGATCGCCGCGACCGCGGCGGCCTGGCCCGCGGTCGTCACGTTGAACGGCGCGCGGATGCGGTGCATCGCGTCGATCACCGCGGGGCAGGCATAGCCCCAGCCGATCCGCTCGGCGGCAAGGCCGTGGATCTTCGAGAAGGTCCGCGTGACCAGCACGTTGGGCTCGGTCATCGCGAGCGCGAGGCCGGCATCGTCCTCCTCGGGGCTCAGATATTCGGCATAGGCCTGGTCGAGCACGAGCAGCACGTCGTCCGGCAGCCCGGCATGGAGCCGCGCGATCTCGCTGCGCACGGTGAAGGTGCCGGTCGGGTTGTTGGGGTTGGCGACGAAGACGACGCGCGTCTTGTCGGTCACCGCGGCAAGGATCGCGTCGACATCGGTCGCATAGTCGCGGTCGGGCACCACCACGGGTTCGGCGCCGACGCGCCGCGTCGCGATCTCGTAGACCGCGAAGCCGTAGCGGACATGGATGATCTCGTCGCCTGGGCCCGCATAGGCGCCGGCGGCGAGGTGCAGGATCTCGTCCGACCCGGTGCCGTAGATGATCCGCGCGGGGTCGAGATCGTAATGCGCCGCTAGCGCCTCGCGCAGTTCGGCTGCGCTCGCGTCCGGGTAGCGTTCGAGCGTCCGGTCGGCGGCGTCGAACGCCGCCTTCGCGGCCGCGCTGGTGCCGAGCGGGTTCTCGTTCGAGGACAGCTTGGTGACCTTGCGGCCATCGTCGGTCGTCGAACGGCCGGGGGTGTAGGGCGCGATGCCCAGGATCCAGGGTTTGGGAGCGGGTACGGTCATGGCCGCGGCCATAGCGGTCGCGGTGGCGCGGTGGCAAATGGTTGTGGTAGCGCGGGCCCATGCTCGCGACTTCAGACACGATCGACCCGCGCTTCGGCCTTGCGCGCCGCGTGACGCTGGCGGGGCCGCTCCGGCTCGACGGCGGCGTGCTGCTGTCGCCAGTCGATATCGCCTACGAGACCTACGGGACGCTCAACGCCGAGGCGTCGAACGCGGTCCTCGTCTGCCACGCACTGACCGGCGACCAGCATGTCGCCTCGGCGCACCCGCGCACCGGCAAGCCCGGCTGGTGGACGCGGATGGTCGGCCCGGGCCGGCCGATCGATCCCGACCGCCATTTCGTCGTGTGCGCGAACGTGCTTGGCAGCTGCATGGGCTCGTCGGGCCCGGCGACCGTCAACCCCGCGACCGGCCAGCCCTGGGGCATGAGCTTCCCCGTCATCACGATCCGCGACATGGTGCGCGCGCAAGCCATGCTGCTCGACCATCTCGGCATCGGCGTGCTGGCCGCCGTCGTCGGCGGGTCGATGGGCGGCATGCAGGCGCTGAGCTGGCCCGCCACCTTCCCGGACCGCGTCCGCGCGACCGTCGTCATCGCCTCGACCGCGCGCCACACCGCGCAGAACATCGCGTTCCACGAGGTCGGGCGCCAGGCGGTGATGGCCGACCCCAACTGGCGCGGCGGCGACTATTACGAGGGCGATCCGCCCAGCGCGGGGCTCGCCGTCGCGCGGATGGCGGCGCACATCACCTATCTGTCCGAGGCAGGGCTGACCGAGAAGTTCGGCCGCCGCCTCCAGGCACGCGAGGCCAAGAGCTTCGGCTTCGACGCCGACTTCCAGGTCGAGAGCTATCTGCGCCACCAGGGGCTCGCCTTCACCGACCGGTTCGACGCGAACTCCTACCTCTACATCACCCGCGCGATGGATTATTTCGATCTCGCCGAAGAGCATGGCGGGCTGCTCGCGGGCGCGTTCCGCGCAACCAAGTCGCGCTTCTGCCTGGTCAGCTTCGACACCGACTGGCTCTACCCCACCGCGGAGTCGCGCAGCATCGTGCAGGCGCTCAACGCCGCAGGCGCGCCGGTCAGCTTCGTCGAGCTGTCGAGCCCGTACGGCCACGACGCCTTCCTGCTGGAAGCACCCGAGCTCAACCGCGTCGTCGACGGTTTCCTGAGGGCCGGCGCATGATCACGCTTTCGGACGACGCGACCCGGCTTCAGCTCGATCGTATCCATCCCTGGCTCGCGGGCAGCTACTGGTCGCCAGGCATCGCGCGCGATCTGGTCGAGCGCGCGATCGCGGGATCGCATTGCCTGGGCGCGTATGACCGCGACGTCCAGGTCGGGTTCGCGCGCGCGATCACCGATCATGCGACCTTCGCCTGGATCGCCGATGTCTGGGTCGACGAGAGCGTTCGCGGACGGGGGCTCGCGCGCCGCATGGTCGGCTGGTTCGTCGACCATCCCCGCTTCGCCGGGATCCGCCGCATCGGCCTGGTGACGGCGGACGCGCACGGCGTGTACGAGGCGATCGGCTTCCACGCGCCGCTGCGTCCCGAACGCTATATGGAACGGCTGGACCCCGACACCGCCGCGCGTCTGCGAGCCGAGCCATGACGCTTCGCGCAGACCTTGCGATCATCGCGCAGAACGTCGCGCCGGGCAGCCGCGTGCTCGATATCGGCTGCGGCGACGGCGCGTTGATGGCGGCGTTGCGCGACGAGCGCGGCGTCGATGCGCGCGGGCTGGAGATCGATGCGGGCAACGTCGCCGCCGCGGTCGGGCGCGGGCTGTCGGTGATCCAGGGTGACGCCGATATCGACCTTGCCGGCTATCCCGATGCCAGCTTCGACTATGCGATCCTCAGCCAGACGCTGCAGACCGCGCGCGCGCCCGACGTCGTACTCGACGAGCTGTTGCGGATCGGCGAACGCGCGTTCGTCAGCTTCCCCAATTTCGCGCATTGGCGCGTGCGGCTGTCGCTGCTGTGGGGCGGGCGGATGCCGGTGACGCGGCAATTGCCCGAGAGCTGGTACGACACGCCCAACATCCATCACGTCACGATCGACGATTTCCGTGCCTTTTTGAGACCACGGGGGGTGACGGTCGAGGGCGCATGGTTCCTGTCCGGCGACAAGAAAACGACGTCATCCGCCGCCAACCTGCTGGCGGAGCACGCGATTTTTCTGCTGCGTCGAGCGTGACATTATTGTCGATCTTGCACCGATATTGATCGATATTAACACGAAGCGGGAACGCAAGTGGCGCGTGACTGTTGCAGTGCCATGACCAACACCGCGCTCATCGTTGAGGACGAGATCTTCGTCGCCCTGGACCTGGAAAGGATCCTCACCGATGCGGGCTATGCGGTTGTCGCGATCGCCGCCGATCGCGAAGGCGCGATCGCAGCGGCACCGCAATGTTCGTTCGCGTTCGTCGACATCAATCTGCGCGATGGGCCGACCGGTCCGGAAATCGCCGAGAGGATTGCGCGCGAGCATAATGTGAAGGTCGTGTTCGTTACCGCCAACCCGAGCCAGATTGGCGATAACAGCCCGGCGCTCGGGTATATCCGTAAGCCGTTCAGCGAATCGGCGATCCTCGCCGCCGCGGCGTTCGCCTGCGAGGGCGCAAGTCCGGTCAGCGACGACGTCATCCGCCTGACGGCCTGACCCCGGCCCGACCGCGCCGTGCCGGCGCGGTTCGATGATGTCAGGCGGCGCGCGCCGTCGGTGCCGCGTCGCGGTCGTTAACGGCGACGGGGGCCATCGGTGCGGCGGAGACAGCAGGAACCGTCGCCTGCCGGCGATGGGTCACATACAGAGCGATTAGACTGAACATAATAAACCTCGTGCTTTGCTGCGTCGCAGCATCGAGGTGTATCTGGTCTGCCTGCCGTCCGGTCGCAATCGCAACGATCACCATCCCGAATGCAGGAAACGCAATCGTCGGCGGCGAGCACAGGTGCCCGCCGCCGACCGGATCTGGCCTAGGCGTTGCCAGCCGCGCGCGCGCGTTCCGCGGATTCGTTAAGCTGGCCCAGAGTTTCCGGAAACCGGTGGTCGGCCTCCGCGTTGCGCAGCGGCCGGACGCGCTCGACCAGGATCTCGTTCGAGGGGGGCAGTTCCGCCCACAACGCCATGACCTCGTCGGCGAACGCGTCCAGCGGCATGTAGCCGGGGCGCGTCTCCTGCCCTGGGGTCAGCGCGGTCTGGACGCCCGGTGGCGCGATCTCGATCACCGCGACCTGCCCCTCGAGCGCGCGGCGCAGGCTGACCGTATAGGAATGGATCGCCGCCTTGGTCGCCGAATAGGTCGGCGCCGCGGTCAACGGGACGAAGGCGAGCCCGGACGTCAGGTTGACGATCGTCGCGCCGTCTTGCATCTTCAGATGGTCGACAAAGGCGTCGATCAGCCGGATCGGGCCGAGCAGGTTGGTGACGATCGTCGCTTCCACGTCCGCCAGGTCGCGCTTTGCCGTGATGTCCTCCAGCTTCATGATGCCGGCATTGTTGATGACGACATTGAGCGCCGGGTGGTCGGCAAGGACGCGGGCCGCGAACGCTGTGATCGCGGCAGGATCGTCGATGTCGAGCGTCACCGCGCTCATCCGCTCGCGGCCGGCGATCGTCTCGTCGAGCGCCTCCTGCCGCCGCCCGGCGACGATGACGCTGTTGCCGGCGTCGTGGAGACGCTGCGCGAGCGCCGCGCCGATTCCCGAGCCGCCGCCGGTGATGAGGATCGTGTTGCCGGTCGGGGTCATGAAGTGTCTCCTGCTGATGCAGGGCGTAGGTGGTCACGCCGCCCGCGAAAGCAACCAGGGCGGGGAGGAATATCGTACTAATCGGTACAGATATTTTCCCCGAGCGCTTTCAGGCCGCGGTCGCCGCCAGACGCGCCGCCTGCTTTTCCTCCTCGGTCCAGACTTTCCGCTCGCGCGGTGGCTTGGGCGCCTTGACCTGCTTGACCGGGCCGCCGCCGAGCACGGGCGCGCGCTTGGTCGAATGGCGCGCCACTTCGCAATGCCATTCGTGATCGTCCTGCACCGTCAGCGTGCGGCCGATCTCGCGTTCGACGTCATGCAGCCAGGCGCGCTGCTCAGCGTCGCACAGGGTGACGGCGTAGCCGCTGCGGCCGGCGCGACCGGTGCGGCCGATGCGGTGGACATAGCTTTCGGGCAGGCTCGGCAGGTCGTGATTGAAGACATGCGTCACGGTGTCGACGTCGATGCCGCGCGCGGCGATGTCGGTCGCGACCAGGACCTGGACTGTGCCGGCGCGGAACGCGTCGAGCGCGCGTTCGCGTTGGCCCTGCGACTTGTTGCCATGCAGCGCCTCGGCGGTGATGCCGGCCTCGCCGATGAACGCGCAGACCTCGTTGGCGATGTTCTTCTGCAGCGTGAAGACGACCGCCTGGCCCATGTCGGGCGTCCGCAGCAACGCGAGCAGCGCGGCTTTCTTGTCGGCGGCATCGAGGAACATCACGGACTGCGCGATCCGGTCGACGGTGGTCGACGGCGGTGCGATCTCGACCTTGGCCGGGTCACGCAACAGGCTTTCGGCGAGCGCGGCGATCGATTTCGGCATCGTTGCCGAGAAGAGCAGCGTATGCCGGTCCTGCGGCGTGGTCGCGACGATCCGCTCGATCGGCTTGGCGAAGCCCATGTCGAGCATCTGGTCGGCCTCGTCGAGCACCAGCGCCTCGAGCCGCGACAGGTCGCAAAGGCCCTGTTCGACCAGGTCGAGCAGGCGGCCCGGGGCCGCCACGACAATGTCGACGCCCTTTTCCAGCGCGCGGACCTGATGGACCTGGCTGACGCCGCCGAAGATCGTCGTCACGCGCAGGCCCAGATGGCGGCCGAAGCCCTCGAAGCCGGCGGCGATCTGCGAGACCAGTTCGCGCGTCGGTGCAAGGACGAGGACGCGGGCACCGCCAGCGGGCGCGGGGCGGGGATCCGCCGCCATCCGGTGCAGCAGCGGCAGCGCGAACGCCGCGGTCTTGCCGGTGCCGGTCTGCGCCATGCCGAGCATGTCACGGCCCTCGAGCAGCAGCGGGATCGACTGCGCCTGGATCGGCGTGGGGTTGGCATAGCCTTGCTCGGTGAGCGCCTGCAGCAGCGCGGGCGCCAGGGCGAGATCGGCGAATGTCATGGTCATTGTAAACGGCGCCTCCAGCGCTGTGCTCGGCTGGGCCTGGTCGGGCTGCGCAAATTCGGGAGCGCGGGCGGTAGGTGCAATGCTGCACTGCGTCAATGTGAGAGATGGCGGTCGGATCCAGCAGGCGCCCCGATACCTGTCCGTCGATCGGCGGAACATGGAATCCGTCCCTCGCGACACGCGGCGCCTGTCGGGGCGAGCCGTCATCTGCCTGCCGGCCCGATCGATGGCATCGGTTTGATCGTCGTCAATGCCGCGCATTCGACATCGTGCTCAGTGCCGGCATGGAGAGCAAAGATGACCGAGCATGAGGAGCCTGACGGGCGTGTCGTGCCGTTCGTGCGACGCTGGCACGTCATCCACGATGTCGACATCGCCCCGCTTGCCGCCGATCATGCCCGGCTCCGCGACCTGTGCACGCTCTTGGAGGCGTGCGCGGATGCGCTGCCCGGCGGCGTTTCCGGCAGCGAGGCCGATGCGCTGGGCCGGCACCTGAGCGCAGTCGTCGCCAGCCATGCGCGCGACGAGACCGCGGTGATCGACGCGCTGTTCGCCGGGCATTGCGACGATCCGCTTACGGCGGCGGTGGTAGAGCGGATCCGGGCGCGTCATCTGGGCAACGCGATCCAGGCCGACGACATCCTCGCCATACTGTCCGGCACGGCAAAGCCGTGCGCGGAGGCGTTCGGGCATATGCTGCGCGGGTTCTTCGACGGCTGCCGGCACGCGATGGATTTCACCGAACTCGCAATCCTGACGCTCGGCAGCACGCGGCTGACGCCGGACGCGCGCGCCGTGCTGGTCGGCGGGCTGTGCGGACGTGCGGTGGACTAGGCGGCCTCGGCGCGCTCGTGCAGCGCGGCTTCGTCGGAGATCGTGATCGCCCGGCCGCCCGGCAGCGCGATCACGCCGGCGATCCGGAGCCGGGTCATCTGGCGGCTGACCGTCTCGATCGTCAGCCCCAGCACATCGGCGATCTGCCCGCGTGTCAGTGGTAAGTCAAAGGTCAGCGGGCCGTCCGGCGTCGCACGGCATCCGGTGGCGGCCGCGCGCGTCGCCATGTCGATCAGGAACCCGGCGATCTTCTCCTGCGCGGAGGTGCGCGCGAGCGACAGGATGCGCGTGCGGGCGACGCCGAGCGCGGCCAGCGTACGCTGGAGCAGCAGCCGTTCCATCCGCGCATGATCCCCGAGCACGCGCTCGAACGCGTAGCGCGGAAAGATGCACAGCTCGGCATCGGTCAGCGCGGTGATCGTGAACCCGGCCTGGCCTGCATAGGGCTGGCCGACGAAATCGGCGGGGTAGAGCAGCCCGACGATCTGTTCGCGACCATCGGGTGTCGCGGCGACCAGCTTCAGCACGCCCGCCAGCAGGTTCGCGCAGATGATGCTCTCGTCGCCCGCCCAGATCAGCGTCTGGCCGCGTGCGATCTTCCGGCGGCGGCCGATCGTATTCAGCGCTGTCAGCTCGACGTCGCTGAGGCTGCTGCAAAGTGCCTGGTCGCGGACCGCACAATCCGCACAGATGTCGTGGTGGGCCATCAATCCGGTATACGCCGACGGCCCCGAATATCCGCGTGATTTCTTTACGCGTCCGTTACGAAACCACGGATGCGTCCGCATCGTCCTCGATCGGGAGGTGGAATTCGTGCCAGATGCCGTTGAGGATGCCGAATCCGACTGCCAGTCCGAGGCCGAGGACCCAAGTGAAATACCACATGATCAGATGTCCTGTTTAAGCGGGATCAGTAGAAATCGGGGTTGGTCGCGACGTCCTGCGTCGTCACCCGTCCGAACATGACCGTGTAGGCCCAGCTGGTGTAGGCGAGCACGATCGGCAGAAGCACTATGGTGACGACCAGCATGATGCCGAGCGTCTTTGCGCTCGACGACGCGTTCCAGACGGTGAGGCTGGAATGCGGGTCGATGCTCGACGGCAGGATGAACGGGAACATCGACAGCCCGACGGTCGCGATGATGCCGAGCGCGGCGACCGAGGACCCCGCGAACGCGGCGACCTCCGATCCGCGACGGATGCCGAACAGCGCGAGCGCGGCGCCGACGAACCCGAGCACGGGGGCGATCATCATCCAGGGGTGGAGGCCGTAATTGGCGAGCCACCCGCCGTGCGCGATCTCGCTGGTGGTGCGAAGCGGATTGGACGCGCCCGCGGGATCGATCGCGCCGACGATGCGGTAGCCGATCTCACCATAGGCGACGAAGCCCCAGCCGATCGCGAACAGCGCGAGCGTGGCGAGCCCGGCGACCGTGCCGAAGGCGCGCGCGCGGTCATGGACCGGGCCGCGTTCGACCTTGATCGCCAGCCAGGCGCTGCCGTGCAGCACCAGCATGGCCACCGACAACAGCCCGCACAGCAAGGTGAACGGCGTGAACAGCCCGAGGAAGTTACCGTCGAAGACCGTGCGCAGGTCGCTGTCGAGGCGGAAGGGCGCGCCCGACAGGACGTTGCCGACCGCGACGCCGAACACCAGAGCCGGCACGAACCCGCCGACGAACAGCGCCCAGTCCCAGCGCGACCGCCAGGCGGGGTCGGGCCGCTTCGACCGGTATTTGAACCCGACCGGGCGCAGGATCAGCGCCGCGAGAACCAGGAACATCGCGAGGTAGAAACCCGAGAAGCTGATCGCATAGACGAACGGCCATGCCGCGAAGATCGCGCCGCCGGCGAGGATGAACCAGACTTGGTTGCCTTCCCAGGTCGGCCCGATCGCATTGATCACCATCCGTCGCTCGCTATCGGTGCGCCCGACGAACGGGAGCAGAGCCGCGACGCCGAGATCGAAGCCGTCGGTCAGCGCGAACCCGATCAGCAGGATCCCCATCAGCGCCCACCAGATCAGACGCAGCGTTTCATAATCGAACATCGTCATGTCTCCTGTCAGGCGACCAAGGGGAGCGGTGGGGTGGCTGTCGCGAGGCGGGCGGCCGCTGGGCCGGGCAGATCCTCGTCATGCTCGTACGGTCCCTTGCGGATCGTCGCGAGGATCAGCCGGACCTCGATCACCGCGAGCGTGCCGTAGATCGCAGTGAAGCCGAAGATCGTCGTCCACAGCACGCCGCGGGTCAGCGACGAGGCGGCGAGGAAGGTCGGCAGCACGCCCTCGATCGCCCAGGGCTGGCGGCCGATCTCGGCGAGCATCCAGCCGAGCTCGATCGCGATCCAGGGCAGCGGGATCGCGATGACGGCAAGCTTCAGGAACCAGCGCGTCTTGGTATGCAGGCGCAGCGAGGTCAGCACGAACGCGGC
This sequence is a window from Sphingomonas ginsenosidivorax. Protein-coding genes within it:
- a CDS encoding cell division protein FtsX; translated protein: MSRRATDRRVLDEVGGLRAMAWVMAIMLFLTMLAAALGLGTASAARVLDRQLVGRLTVQIVEGDPVRRDAVAQRVLAAVRRLPQVARATPVDRAELTRLLRPWLGSDGADPQLPVPAMIDIDLAGGDAADARIAATVHAISRSARVDRHESWMSPVSGFMTSLTWLALALVLLMGGATAAVVMLAARAGLEAHRPTIEVMHMLGSTDLQVARLFQRRIALDAGFGGIVGGIAALGVIGIVGARLSLLGSELLSGAMLSVADWLLLVCLPIGFVLLATLSARVTIVRALRRTL
- a CDS encoding YdcF family protein; translated protein: MIVRLFGLVALAWALGFAAFMLLLPMPLEGTTTDAIVVPTGAAGRIDRGLDLLRRHQARRMLVTGVAPGVRPIDLAREYRTPAALFACCIDLGADAVDTRSNAEETAAWVRVHKYRSVRLVTSDWHVPRAKMELDAALDHHVTVLGDGVPGTPRLGMLVNEYNKLILRRIALWIGMGT
- a CDS encoding lysophospholipid acyltransferase family protein, which gives rise to MIAWVRTIVFMIVFYSISLPIVASVPISALFGDKAVIAHATVWTRFHRWATRVILGIKIRIEGTRPTEPAFYACKHQAMFETLELQALLDGPAMVLKRELADIPLWGWAARRYGAIVVDRDASAGAMRGMMREATAAKATGRSILIFPEGTRVSPGEHPPLKPGFAGLYRTLKMPTVPIACDSGVVWPKKGPKGPGVVTFRFGDVIPPGLPREDAEARVHAAMNALEA
- a CDS encoding prephenate/arogenate dehydrogenase family protein, with product MLPFARVTIVGLGLIGSSVARAVMQAMPTVRVTGYDADAGVRETADRLQICHDVADSAGAAVIDADLVILCVPVGAMGAVAAEFAADLPADAIVSDVGSCKAEVARALSAALPGATVIPAHPVAGTERSGPEAGFATLFKHRWCIVTPPEGADAAAVERVSEFWRRLGAEVETMAPEHHDRVLAVTSHLPHLIAYTIVGTASDLEEVTQSEVIKYSAGGFRDFTRIAASDPTMWRDVFLTNREAVLEMLQRFSEDLSHLQRAIRWGDGDALFDLFTRTRAVRRSIVEQGQDDDAPDFGRTHE
- the hisC gene encoding histidinol-phosphate transaminase; the protein is MTVPAPKPWILGIAPYTPGRSTTDDGRKVTKLSSNENPLGTSAAAKAAFDAADRTLERYPDASAAELREALAAHYDLDPARIIYGTGSDEILHLAAGAYAGPGDEIIHVRYGFAVYEIATRRVGAEPVVVPDRDYATDVDAILAAVTDKTRVVFVANPNNPTGTFTVRSEIARLHAGLPDDVLLVLDQAYAEYLSPEEDDAGLALAMTEPNVLVTRTFSKIHGLAAERIGWGYACPAVIDAMHRIRAPFNVTTAGQAAAVAAIGDTAFVDATRAHNDTWRGWFVEQIDAMGNAGLRPVPSKANFVLVLFEGSLSADAAYHGLMEAGYLVRWLPGQGLPNALRITIGTEDETRGVIAALRALTDR
- the metX gene encoding homoserine O-acetyltransferase MetX, which codes for MLATSDTIDPRFGLARRVTLAGPLRLDGGVLLSPVDIAYETYGTLNAEASNAVLVCHALTGDQHVASAHPRTGKPGWWTRMVGPGRPIDPDRHFVVCANVLGSCMGSSGPATVNPATGQPWGMSFPVITIRDMVRAQAMLLDHLGIGVLAAVVGGSMGGMQALSWPATFPDRVRATVVIASTARHTAQNIAFHEVGRQAVMADPNWRGGDYYEGDPPSAGLAVARMAAHITYLSEAGLTEKFGRRLQAREAKSFGFDADFQVESYLRHQGLAFTDRFDANSYLYITRAMDYFDLAEEHGGLLAGAFRATKSRFCLVSFDTDWLYPTAESRSIVQALNAAGAPVSFVELSSPYGHDAFLLEAPELNRVVDGFLRAGA
- a CDS encoding GNAT family N-acetyltransferase, with the protein product MITLSDDATRLQLDRIHPWLAGSYWSPGIARDLVERAIAGSHCLGAYDRDVQVGFARAITDHATFAWIADVWVDESVRGRGLARRMVGWFVDHPRFAGIRRIGLVTADAHGVYEAIGFHAPLRPERYMERLDPDTAARLRAEP
- the metW gene encoding methionine biosynthesis protein MetW, whose product is MTLRADLAIIAQNVAPGSRVLDIGCGDGALMAALRDERGVDARGLEIDAGNVAAAVGRGLSVIQGDADIDLAGYPDASFDYAILSQTLQTARAPDVVLDELLRIGERAFVSFPNFAHWRVRLSLLWGGRMPVTRQLPESWYDTPNIHHVTIDDFRAFLRPRGVTVEGAWFLSGDKKTTSSAANLLAEHAIFLLRRA
- a CDS encoding response regulator, which encodes MTNTALIVEDEIFVALDLERILTDAGYAVVAIAADREGAIAAAPQCSFAFVDINLRDGPTGPEIAERIAREHNVKVVFVTANPSQIGDNSPALGYIRKPFSESAILAAAAFACEGASPVSDDVIRLTA
- a CDS encoding SDR family oxidoreductase produces the protein MTPTGNTILITGGGSGIGAALAQRLHDAGNSVIVAGRRQEALDETIAGRERMSAVTLDIDDPAAITAFAARVLADHPALNVVINNAGIMKLEDITAKRDLADVEATIVTNLLGPIRLIDAFVDHLKMQDGATIVNLTSGLAFVPLTAAPTYSATKAAIHSYTVSLRRALEGQVAVIEIAPPGVQTALTPGQETRPGYMPLDAFADEVMALWAELPPSNEILVERVRPLRNAEADHRFPETLGQLNESAERARAAGNA